Proteins encoded together in one Pseudomonas sp. Seg1 window:
- a CDS encoding NADP-dependent oxidoreductase translates to MKAFLIDRYGKHTGRIGEVPAPAVGAHDVLIEVQASSVNVLDSKIRKGEFKLILPYSFPLVLGNDLAGVVVEVGSQVKRFKPGDEVYARPPEARIGTFAELIAVHENAIALKPGNVNMAQAASLPLVALTAWQVLVETARLKKDQKVLIHAGSGGVGSIAIQLAKHLGAYVAATTSTANVEWVTALGADLVIDYTKQDFASVLHGYDVVLNSLGADVLETSLKVLKPGGQLISISGPPTAAFAQEQGLSWPLQQVMRLLSLGIRRKARKQDVSYAFVFMRANGIQLQQITALVEAGIIKPVIDRAFSFASTAEALKYVEQGRAKGKVVIRIK, encoded by the coding sequence ATGAAAGCATTTTTGATCGATCGCTATGGCAAGCACACCGGGCGCATCGGCGAGGTTCCTGCCCCCGCAGTGGGGGCCCACGACGTGCTGATCGAGGTACAGGCCAGCAGCGTCAATGTGCTGGACTCCAAGATCAGAAAAGGCGAATTCAAACTGATCCTGCCCTATTCGTTTCCATTGGTACTGGGCAATGACCTCGCGGGCGTCGTGGTGGAGGTCGGTTCGCAGGTGAAACGCTTCAAACCGGGAGACGAGGTGTACGCACGCCCGCCAGAAGCGCGGATCGGCACGTTTGCCGAATTGATCGCGGTGCATGAAAACGCCATCGCCCTGAAACCCGGCAACGTCAACATGGCACAAGCCGCGTCCCTGCCCTTGGTCGCACTGACCGCCTGGCAAGTGCTTGTCGAGACCGCTCGCCTGAAGAAAGACCAGAAAGTGCTGATCCATGCGGGCTCCGGCGGTGTCGGCAGCATCGCCATCCAGCTCGCCAAACACCTCGGTGCCTATGTCGCCGCCACCACCAGCACCGCAAATGTCGAATGGGTGACGGCACTGGGTGCCGATCTGGTCATCGACTACACCAAGCAAGACTTCGCCAGCGTCTTGCACGGCTACGACGTGGTGTTAAACAGCCTCGGTGCCGATGTCCTGGAGACGTCACTCAAGGTGCTCAAGCCCGGTGGCCAGCTCATTTCCATCTCAGGGCCGCCCACGGCAGCGTTCGCGCAGGAGCAAGGGCTGTCCTGGCCTTTGCAGCAAGTCATGCGCCTGCTGAGCCTTGGCATTCGGCGCAAGGCACGCAAGCAGGACGTCAGCTACGCGTTCGTATTCATGCGGGCCAATGGCATCCAACTGCAACAAATCACCGCGCTGGTTGAGGCCGGCATCATCAAACCGGTGATTGACCGCGCCTTCAGCTTTGCATCAACGGCAGAGGCACTGAAGTACGTCGAGCAGGGACGCGCCAAAGGCAAGGTCGTTATCAGGATCAAATGA
- a CDS encoding TetR family transcriptional regulator, protein MRVTKAQAQANREHIVETASTLFRERGFDGVGVADLMAAAGFTHGGFYKHFGSKADLMAEASACSLGKSLTGAQALDVPGFINVYVNREHRDGRSEGCTMAALGGDAARQSDDVKATFAEGIEHIVQTLGERYPTGPDADAGAGRKKMIDLLSRAVGAIILSRACPDDSALADEILEVCRAEMLASLPTDNVDVQ, encoded by the coding sequence GTGAGAGTGACCAAGGCCCAGGCGCAGGCCAACCGAGAACACATCGTTGAAACGGCTTCAACGCTGTTCCGAGAGCGCGGCTTTGATGGCGTCGGTGTGGCGGATCTCATGGCGGCCGCCGGTTTCACCCATGGCGGTTTCTATAAACACTTCGGGTCGAAGGCCGACCTTATGGCCGAAGCCTCGGCGTGCAGTCTGGGCAAATCGCTGACAGGCGCACAGGCGCTGGATGTTCCCGGCTTCATCAACGTCTACGTGAACAGAGAACATCGCGACGGACGTAGCGAGGGTTGCACCATGGCCGCGCTGGGCGGCGACGCCGCGCGTCAGTCGGACGATGTGAAAGCGACGTTTGCCGAGGGTATTGAACACATCGTGCAAACTTTGGGAGAGAGATACCCGACTGGGCCGGACGCGGATGCGGGGGCGGGGCGCAAGAAGATGATCGACCTGCTGTCGCGTGCCGTCGGCGCGATTATCCTGTCGCGTGCCTGCCCGGATGACTCTGCACTGGCGGACGAAATCCTTGAGGTGTGCCGCGCTGAGATGTTGGCGTCGTTGCCGACCGATAACGTCGATGTGCAATAG
- a CDS encoding SDR family oxidoreductase, which yields MTTRPTVLITGASTGIGAIYAERFAQRGHDLVLVARDQARLDALAARLRSGYDVAVDVIPADLTQLGDLRTVESRLRDDERIGILVNNAGAGLSGNFVEQSTDSIAQLVALNTTALVRLASAIAPRLAKAGDGAIINIGSVVGLAPELGMTVYGATKAFVLFLSQGLSLELSPRGVYVQAVLPAATRTEIWDRSGIDINTLSEIMEVDDLVDAALVGFDRREPVTIPPLHEAERWDVLQGARQGLIGQIRQSAVAERYQTPQ from the coding sequence ATGACAACTCGCCCTACTGTTTTGATCACTGGTGCCTCCACCGGCATTGGCGCCATCTACGCCGAGCGCTTCGCGCAACGCGGCCACGATCTGGTGCTGGTCGCCCGTGATCAGGCGCGCCTGGACGCACTGGCGGCGCGCTTGCGTAGCGGATACGACGTCGCCGTCGATGTCATCCCGGCGGACTTGACCCAACTTGGCGATCTACGCACCGTGGAGAGCCGCCTGCGCGACGACGAGCGCATTGGCATCCTCGTCAATAATGCCGGCGCGGGATTGTCCGGCAATTTTGTCGAGCAAAGCACCGACAGCATTGCGCAACTGGTCGCCCTCAACACCACGGCGCTGGTGCGTCTGGCCAGCGCCATCGCTCCACGTCTGGCCAAGGCCGGTGACGGCGCGATCATCAACATCGGTTCGGTGGTCGGCCTGGCGCCAGAGTTAGGCATGACGGTCTACGGCGCGACCAAGGCATTCGTGCTGTTCCTGTCCCAAGGACTGAGCCTGGAACTCTCGCCTCGGGGCGTCTACGTACAGGCCGTGCTGCCCGCCGCCACCCGCACCGAGATCTGGGATCGCTCCGGCATCGACATCAACACGTTGAGCGAAATCATGGAAGTCGACGATCTGGTCGATGCCGCGCTGGTCGGTTTCGATCGCCGCGAACCGGTAACCATCCCGCCGCTGCACGAAGCGGAGCGCTGGGATGTCCTGCAGGGCGCACGTCAGGGGCTGATCGGGCAGATCCGCCAGTCTGCGGTTGCCGAGCGCTACCAGACGCCACAGTGA
- a CDS encoding XdhC family protein translates to MESIDLLVLRTARDWLAAGERVLLATVARTWGSSPRPTGSMMALRDDGRVVGSVSGGCIEDDLIHRYTTAHGGSAFSDSAPEMVRYGVSADEAHRFGLPCGGTLELILEFNPAWQSLDELLTQLDAGQLVRRCLTLESGQVMLEPTATPEQFSFDGAQMLNTLGPGYRMLMIGGGALAEYLATMALFNGFKVAVCDPRPEYIETWAVDGVECIVGMPDDVVRDFAVDLRTCIVALSHDPKLDDLALLEALHSPAFYIGAIGSRRNSQLRRERLIEHFGETEASLERLHGPIGLYIGSKTPAEIAVSVMAEILAAKNGARLPQAFSIARAKALAE, encoded by the coding sequence ATGGAAAGCATCGACTTGCTGGTCCTGCGCACGGCGCGGGACTGGCTCGCTGCCGGCGAGCGTGTACTGCTAGCCACCGTGGCGCGCACTTGGGGTTCATCACCACGGCCGACAGGTTCGATGATGGCCTTGCGTGACGACGGTCGCGTGGTGGGCAGCGTGTCCGGCGGCTGCATTGAGGACGATCTGATCCATCGCTACACCACGGCTCATGGCGGCAGCGCTTTTAGTGACAGCGCGCCAGAAATGGTGCGCTATGGCGTCAGCGCCGATGAGGCGCATCGCTTCGGTTTGCCCTGTGGCGGCACGCTTGAACTGATCCTTGAGTTCAACCCGGCGTGGCAGTCTCTTGATGAGTTGCTGACGCAACTGGACGCCGGGCAACTGGTTCGTCGTTGCCTGACGCTGGAGTCCGGTCAGGTCATGCTCGAACCGACTGCGACGCCAGAACAGTTCAGCTTCGATGGCGCGCAAATGCTCAATACCTTGGGGCCGGGCTATCGGATGCTGATGATCGGTGGCGGCGCGCTGGCCGAGTATCTGGCGACCATGGCGTTATTCAACGGGTTCAAGGTGGCGGTGTGCGACCCGCGTCCCGAATACATCGAGACCTGGGCGGTAGACGGTGTGGAGTGCATCGTCGGCATGCCGGATGATGTGGTGCGCGACTTCGCGGTGGATCTGCGCACCTGCATCGTCGCCTTGAGTCATGACCCCAAACTCGATGATCTGGCCTTGCTTGAAGCGCTGCACAGCCCGGCGTTCTACATCGGTGCCATCGGCTCACGGCGCAACAGCCAACTGCGCCGCGAACGCCTGATCGAGCATTTTGGCGAGACCGAGGCCTCGCTTGAGCGCCTGCACGGGCCAATCGGCCTCTACATTGGCAGCAAGACGCCTGCGGAAATCGCCGTCAGCGTGATGGCCGAGATTCTTGCAGCGAAGAATGGCGCCCGCCTGCCGCAAGCGTTTTCAATTGCCAGGGCCAAAGCGCTGGCGGAGTGA